One window of the Acaryochloris sp. CCMEE 5410 genome contains the following:
- a CDS encoding pseudouridine synthase — protein sequence MAWQHILFYKPYGVLSQFTDRQETSHPTLKEFISIPDIYPVGRLDRDSEGLLLLSNHGGLQHQLCNPKFRHPRTYWVQVENIPDQLALQKLKQGVTIRNYRTRPTQASLLSEPPLLPPRTPPVRFRKHIPTAWMTMTLYEGRNRQVRRMTAAVGFPTLRLVRVAIAHLQLQDLQPGQWRHLSPAEIEQLQFLTHLSHL from the coding sequence ATGGCTTGGCAACATATCTTGTTCTATAAGCCCTACGGGGTCCTTAGCCAGTTTACGGATCGACAAGAAACGTCGCATCCAACGTTAAAAGAGTTTATTTCAATCCCAGATATTTATCCGGTTGGGCGATTGGATAGGGATAGTGAAGGGTTACTCTTGTTGTCCAATCATGGTGGTCTTCAGCATCAGTTATGTAATCCTAAATTTCGACATCCCCGGACTTATTGGGTTCAGGTGGAGAACATTCCCGATCAGCTTGCGTTACAAAAGCTTAAGCAGGGGGTCACGATCCGAAACTATCGAACGCGGCCGACTCAAGCCTCACTGTTATCTGAGCCACCTCTATTACCCCCTCGGACTCCACCAGTCCGTTTTCGCAAGCATATCCCCACGGCATGGATGACGATGACGCTCTATGAGGGCCGAAATCGACAGGTTCGTCGGATGACGGCTGCTGTGGGGTTCCCAACCTTACGTTTGGTACGGGTTGCGATCGCACATTTGCAACTCCAGGATCTTCAGCCAGGCCAATGGCGCCACCTTTCTCCCGCAGAAATTGAACAACTCCAATTCCTGACCCATTTATCTCATCTCTAG